A region from the uncultured Campylobacter sp. genome encodes:
- a CDS encoding ribonuclease HII, producing MSGQICGIDEAGRGCLAGPLCVAGCVLQREIAGLADSKKLSEKRREELYAVITKNSRYKIVEISSAQVDEIGLSACLRSALEQILAYFGDFSGQIIYDGNATFGVRGLQTLVKADAQIAEVSAASILAKVTRDRTMYELAQRYPQYGFAQNKGYGSRTHIAAIERYGLTPFHRTSYKIKSLQPSLFD from the coding sequence GTGAGCGGGCAAATTTGCGGCATCGACGAGGCGGGGCGCGGCTGCCTTGCAGGACCGCTTTGCGTCGCGGGATGTGTGCTGCAACGCGAGATCGCAGGCCTTGCCGATAGCAAAAAGCTAAGCGAAAAGCGGCGCGAGGAGCTCTACGCCGTAATCACCAAAAACTCGCGCTACAAAATCGTCGAAATTTCAAGCGCACAGGTCGATGAGATCGGACTCAGCGCATGTCTAAGATCGGCGCTTGAGCAGATTCTCGCGTATTTTGGGGATTTTAGCGGACAGATCATCTACGACGGCAACGCAACCTTCGGCGTACGCGGGCTTCAAACGCTCGTAAAGGCCGACGCGCAAATCGCCGAAGTAAGCGCGGCGAGCATCCTCGCCAAAGTCACGCGCGACCGCACGATGTATGAGCTCGCGCAGCGCTACCCGCAATACGGCTTCGCGCAAAACAAAGGCTACGGCTCGCGCACGCACATCGCGGCGATCGAACGCTACGGGCTCACGCCGTTTCACCGCACAAGCTACAAGATCAAATCGCTGCAACCCTCGCTGTTTGATTAA
- a CDS encoding RDD family protein — protein sequence MAKQKAKISPIFLRIKAFIVDLFIIAMPLFYGVTYLVLGSKEALWRNQAAIALIWLAYGAICAAFYARSAQTPGYKLAGLYLIDVRSGRKVSFFRALARFACFVFAGFSVIGLLICFFRKDRLNLHDLLSGAAPVVRKDAQ from the coding sequence ATGGCAAAACAAAAAGCTAAAATTTCACCGATTTTTCTGCGCATAAAGGCCTTCATCGTCGATCTTTTCATCATCGCGATGCCCCTGTTCTACGGCGTTACCTATCTCGTCTTGGGCTCGAAAGAGGCTCTGTGGCGCAACCAAGCTGCAATCGCGCTTATATGGCTCGCATACGGCGCTATTTGCGCGGCATTTTACGCCCGCAGCGCCCAGACGCCAGGCTACAAGCTGGCGGGGCTTTACCTCATCGATGTTCGCAGCGGGCGCAAAGTAAGCTTCTTTAGGGCGCTGGCTCGCTTTGCGTGCTTCGTTTTTGCAGGCTTTAGCGTCATCGGGCTTTTGATCTGCTTTTTTCGCAAAGATAGGCTGAATTTACACGACCTGCTAAGCGGGGCCGCGCCAGTCGTGCGAAAGGACGCGCAGTGA
- the pyrE gene encoding orotate phosphoribosyltransferase — protein MNIEKIYRDCGAYLRGHFLLSSGNHSEFYLQSAKVLEDPRLAGRLADELAAIIEKAGVEFDSVCSPALGGILAGYELARVAKKRFIFTERVDRVMSLRRGFEVHKGERFIVCEDIITTGGSALESAKLIENLGGEVVGFAALANRGFCKVANLAGSVAKAGAKLPADKPFFALGNFEFEIYEPATCPLCATGSKAIKPGSRGN, from the coding sequence GTGAATATAGAAAAAATCTATCGCGACTGCGGCGCATATCTGCGAGGGCATTTTCTGCTTTCAAGCGGCAACCACTCGGAATTCTATCTGCAAAGCGCCAAAGTACTTGAGGATCCGCGGCTCGCGGGACGGCTCGCAGACGAACTCGCCGCTATCATCGAAAAAGCGGGCGTGGAGTTTGATAGCGTCTGCTCGCCCGCGCTGGGCGGAATTTTAGCGGGCTACGAGCTAGCTCGCGTGGCGAAAAAGCGTTTCATATTTACCGAGCGCGTAGATCGCGTAATGAGCCTGCGACGCGGCTTTGAAGTGCATAAGGGCGAGAGATTTATCGTCTGCGAAGACATCATCACGACGGGCGGCTCGGCTCTTGAGAGCGCAAAGCTCATCGAAAACCTAGGCGGCGAGGTCGTGGGCTTTGCCGCGCTTGCCAATCGCGGATTTTGCAAGGTCGCAAATTTAGCGGGCAGCGTCGCTAAGGCTGGCGCCAAGCTGCCCGCGGATAAACCGTTTTTTGCGCTAGGCAATTTCGAGTTTGAAATTTACGAGCCCGCGACCTGCCCGCTTTGTGCTACCGGAAGCAAGGCGATCAAGCCCGGCAGTCGCGGAAACTAG
- the frr gene encoding ribosome recycling factor, protein MLEAIYKEQRANGDRAIEALKKDFTTLRTGKVSVAILDHIFVDYYGSQTPLNQVATVLSTDAVTISITPWEKPMLKTIESAIAAANIGVNPTNDGESVKLFFPPMTVEQRQENAKKAKAMGEKAKIGIRNVRKDANDEIKKLEKDKAISEDDAKKGYDEVQKITDSYSAKIDDAVKAKEAELLKV, encoded by the coding sequence ATGCTAGAAGCTATCTACAAAGAGCAAAGAGCAAACGGCGATCGAGCTATCGAGGCTTTAAAAAAGGACTTTACGACGCTACGCACCGGCAAGGTAAGCGTGGCGATCCTAGATCATATTTTCGTGGATTATTACGGCTCGCAAACTCCGCTAAATCAGGTCGCGACCGTCCTTTCGACCGATGCGGTAACGATTTCGATCACGCCGTGGGAAAAACCGATGCTAAAGACGATCGAAAGCGCGATCGCAGCGGCGAATATCGGCGTAAACCCAACTAATGACGGCGAGAGCGTGAAGCTCTTTTTCCCGCCGATGACGGTCGAGCAACGCCAAGAAAACGCCAAAAAGGCTAAAGCGATGGGCGAGAAGGCCAAAATCGGCATTCGCAACGTCCGCAAAGACGCCAACGACGAGATTAAAAAGCTCGAAAAAGACAAAGCGATCTCCGAAGACGACGCTAAAAAGGGCTATGACGAGGTACAAAAGATCACCGACTCTTACTCCGCCAAGATCGACGACGCAGTCAAGGCCAAAGAAGCCGAGCTTTTGAAGGTCTGA
- the secG gene encoding preprotein translocase subunit SecG, translating into MTTLFLVLQVIFAVIITISVLLQKSSSIGLGAYSGSNESLFGAKGPAGFLAKFTAAMGILFVINTLVLAYFYQQDAKSSVVDRVKIEANATKSVPNAVPGVPYIPASSAKPNFAPASTEANPVNSSEVNSTAPKIEAPAAPATDTAAASAPARSQASSDTNASAASADQNTTK; encoded by the coding sequence GTGACTACGTTATTTTTGGTTTTACAAGTCATCTTCGCCGTGATAATTACGATCTCCGTTCTGCTGCAAAAGAGCTCTTCTATCGGGCTTGGCGCATACAGCGGAAGCAACGAAAGCTTATTCGGAGCGAAGGGTCCGGCTGGATTTTTAGCTAAATTTACCGCCGCGATGGGAATTCTATTCGTGATAAATACACTTGTGCTCGCATATTTCTATCAGCAAGATGCTAAATCTTCCGTAGTCGATCGCGTAAAGATTGAAGCAAATGCTACTAAATCCGTGCCAAACGCTGTCCCTGGCGTGCCATACATCCCAGCTTCAAGCGCAAAGCCTAATTTCGCTCCGGCAAGCACCGAAGCAAATCCTGTAAATAGCAGCGAGGTAAATTCAACAGCTCCGAAGATCGAAGCACCCGCAGCTCCTGCTACCGATACCGCCGCAGCTAGCGCGCCTGCTCGGTCGCAAGCATCAAGTGATACCAATGCCAGCGCCGCTTCCGCAGATCAAAACACAACTAAATAA
- a CDS encoding Bax inhibitor-1/YccA family protein: protein MSLYDRRNYADGYEVSDASLEQGRISQTIKQTYALLTASMIAAAAGAFVAMSFGVSLALHPILYLVVLMGLIFGMQAAVNRGANTIALVLLFAFTFITGLTLGKLIAIYIAAGAGDVVTHAFVATAITFGALTVYAMNTKTNFDSWGKPLLVSLVAIIVLSLLNYFFFKSTVLDIAISAFSALIFSMYIIYDTKNIINGTYTSPIMAAVDMYLNIYNLFLSLLRIFGASRD, encoded by the coding sequence ATGAGTCTATACGACAGACGAAATTACGCGGACGGATACGAGGTATCGGACGCATCACTGGAACAAGGACGAATCTCTCAGACCATTAAACAAACCTACGCGCTTCTAACCGCTTCGATGATAGCTGCGGCAGCAGGGGCTTTTGTGGCGATGAGTTTCGGTGTGAGCTTGGCTCTTCATCCGATTTTATATCTGGTAGTTTTAATGGGGCTGATCTTCGGTATGCAAGCAGCTGTAAATCGCGGCGCTAATACGATCGCACTGGTTTTGCTTTTTGCATTTACCTTTATTACCGGTCTTACTCTAGGTAAATTGATCGCTATTTATATCGCAGCAGGCGCTGGAGACGTAGTAACGCATGCGTTTGTGGCTACGGCGATTACTTTCGGTGCTCTTACCGTTTATGCGATGAATACAAAGACAAATTTCGATTCTTGGGGCAAGCCGCTATTGGTATCGCTTGTGGCTATTATCGTGCTAAGCCTTTTGAACTACTTCTTTTTCAAAAGCACCGTGCTTGATATAGCGATTTCAGCTTTTTCGGCTTTAATCTTTTCGATGTATATCATCTACGATACTAAAAATATTATAAACGGCACCTACACTTCACCGATAATGGCTGCCGTAGATATGTATCTAAACATCTACAACCTCTTCCTTTCGCTGCTAAGAATTTTCGGCGCAAGCAGAGACTAA
- a CDS encoding carbonic anhydrase, with the protein MPSQLINGAIKFMEENFAEHAELFGSLANHQKPHTLFIGCSDSRVVPSLITSTLPGELFVVRNIANVVPPYRISEEFLATTSAIEYALYSLNIKNIIVCGHSNCGGCAALFYDAKKLEKIPNVRRWLNLMQPVKDEVEKLKDLGADKREWITERLNIINSMQNLLSFPGIKDAYKNGEIKIYGWHYVIETGELFNYDDEGAHFTLLNKGMDYEKIYNQLFND; encoded by the coding sequence ATGCCCAGCCAGTTAATAAATGGAGCTATTAAATTTATGGAAGAAAATTTTGCCGAGCATGCCGAGCTTTTCGGAAGTCTGGCAAATCATCAAAAGCCCCACACGCTTTTTATCGGCTGCTCCGACTCGCGCGTGGTGCCAAGCCTAATTACTTCGACGCTTCCAGGAGAGCTTTTCGTCGTGCGAAATATCGCAAACGTCGTTCCTCCATACCGCATTAGCGAGGAATTTTTAGCGACTACCTCAGCGATTGAATACGCGCTGTATTCGCTAAATATCAAAAATATCATCGTTTGTGGGCACAGCAATTGCGGTGGCTGCGCGGCGCTATTTTATGACGCAAAAAAACTCGAAAAAATTCCAAACGTAAGGCGCTGGCTAAATTTAATGCAGCCTGTAAAAGACGAGGTCGAAAAGCTAAAAGACCTCGGCGCCGACAAGCGCGAGTGGATCACCGAGCGGCTAAATATTATAAATTCCATGCAAAATTTACTTAGCTTTCCTGGCATCAAAGATGCCTACAAAAACGGCGAGATTAAAATTTACGGCTGGCACTACGTCATCGAAACGGGCGAGCTATTCAACTACGACGACGAAGGCGCGCATTTTACGCTATTAAATAAGGGAATGGATTATGAAAAAATCTATAATCAGCTTTTTAACGATTAG
- a CDS encoding mechanosensitive ion channel family protein has product MKKSIISFLTISLFSAALAFADLNTTGEGSFVETNSTAPEANLTLENNKTEIKKEVAKILSKSLGAEDGNKTEVINMIAEKVAKTETSQKKAPNGETLISVIKEIKKLNLQRSSLLNGGDANASKNELDAIDRNKAKLFDRLPFAITQQDMDIESIMSYAQNKKNIQTTLKKYAKKQSSPEYVNASADLEKMEMAEIFYTSLMKIEDMFVNGASRSALESELSSTLLNIQTRDFSKLNDLKNNLSSQEQIDALESKINDLKNDKQTYDEVLTYLSRNSDLLASSVVFTSLNFKSVIDYINDKIPFKLSHVNFGKLILITLITLFFYSLRRLLANIIYFVFKFFNKSFSLDSETLKTQVVGIIKRPMGILLIAYSVDICLSIFYYPAPVPIKFANLFSIVYVVLWAWLIIEIIDGYGIVVLGNITKKGVRKDIINLVVKILYVIVIIIAALLVLKRLGFDISALMASLGIGGLAIAFATKDIIANFFSSVMLLFDNSFSQGDWVVLGDIEGNVVETGFRKTTIRTFDNALVFVPNSNIMAQNIKNWSRRKVGRNLKLTVGVEYGASTDQLRKCVNDIKEMLKSHPGIAQSADTALNSKDFRMRYRQNMVSIDDLAGYKSTMFVALDSFGDSSINILVYCFTKTVIWANFIQTKEDVLFKIMEIVEQNGLSFAFPSQSVYIENIPEIASECVKSKVNSNDKGEQNG; this is encoded by the coding sequence ATGAAAAAATCTATAATCAGCTTTTTAACGATTAGTCTTTTTAGCGCCGCTTTAGCGTTTGCAGACCTCAACACGACCGGCGAGGGAAGCTTTGTAGAGACGAATTCTACCGCTCCAGAGGCAAATCTTACTTTAGAAAATAACAAAACCGAGATCAAAAAGGAAGTCGCTAAAATTCTATCCAAATCCCTTGGTGCAGAGGATGGCAATAAAACCGAAGTAATAAATATGATCGCAGAAAAGGTCGCCAAAACGGAGACTTCACAGAAAAAAGCTCCTAACGGCGAGACGCTTATCTCTGTAATCAAAGAGATTAAAAAGCTAAATTTGCAGCGTAGCTCCCTGCTTAACGGCGGCGATGCCAACGCGAGCAAAAACGAGCTGGACGCCATCGATCGCAATAAAGCTAAGCTCTTTGATCGCCTGCCTTTTGCGATTACGCAGCAGGATATGGATATCGAAAGCATAATGTCGTATGCGCAAAATAAAAAGAACATCCAAACTACGCTAAAAAAATACGCCAAAAAGCAGAGCTCTCCCGAATACGTAAATGCAAGCGCGGATTTAGAAAAGATGGAGATGGCAGAGATCTTTTATACCTCGCTTATGAAAATTGAGGATATGTTTGTAAACGGCGCAAGCAGAAGCGCGCTTGAAAGCGAGCTGAGTAGTACGCTACTAAATATCCAAACTAGGGATTTTAGCAAACTTAACGATTTGAAAAATAATCTAAGCAGTCAAGAGCAAATAGACGCCTTAGAGTCTAAAATCAACGATTTGAAAAACGACAAGCAGACCTACGACGAGGTGCTTACGTATCTGTCGCGAAATAGCGATCTGCTTGCAAGCAGCGTGGTTTTTACGAGCTTAAATTTTAAATCGGTGATCGATTATATCAACGATAAAATTCCGTTTAAGCTCAGCCACGTAAATTTCGGCAAGCTCATTCTAATCACGCTGATTACGCTATTTTTCTACTCGCTTCGCAGACTGCTTGCCAACATCATCTATTTCGTATTTAAATTCTTTAATAAAAGCTTTTCGCTGGATAGCGAAACTCTAAAAACGCAAGTAGTAGGCATCATCAAGCGTCCGATGGGTATTTTGCTGATCGCTTATTCGGTCGATATCTGTCTTAGTATTTTTTATTATCCGGCGCCGGTGCCGATAAAATTTGCAAATTTATTCTCGATCGTTTACGTGGTACTTTGGGCATGGCTCATTATCGAAATCATCGACGGTTACGGTATTGTCGTGCTTGGAAACATCACGAAAAAAGGCGTCAGAAAAGATATCATAAATCTAGTCGTTAAAATTCTATACGTCATCGTAATCATCATCGCCGCGCTTTTAGTGCTAAAGCGTCTAGGCTTTGACATCTCGGCGCTTATGGCATCGCTTGGAATCGGCGGACTTGCGATCGCATTTGCGACTAAGGACATCATCGCAAATTTCTTCTCATCCGTGATGCTATTATTTGATAATTCATTCTCGCAAGGAGACTGGGTCGTATTAGGCGACATAGAAGGAAACGTCGTAGAAACGGGCTTTAGAAAGACGACGATCAGAACCTTTGATAACGCTCTTGTTTTTGTGCCGAATTCCAACATAATGGCGCAAAATATCAAAAACTGGAGCCGTAGGAAGGTAGGGCGGAATTTAAAGCTTACCGTAGGCGTCGAATACGGCGCGAGCACGGATCAACTGCGAAAGTGCGTAAACGACATCAAAGAAATGCTAAAATCTCACCCGGGCATCGCTCAATCTGCAGATACGGCATTAAATTCCAAAGATTTTCGTATGCGCTATAGACAAAATATGGTCTCTATCGACGATTTAGCGGGCTATAAAAGCACTATGTTCGTGGCGCTAGATAGCTTTGGCGATTCGTCCATTAATATTTTAGTTTACTGCTTCACAAAAACCGTAATATGGGCAAATTTCATCCAAACGAAAGAGGATGTTTTATTTAAAATAATGGAGATCGTGGAGCAAAACGGACTATCGTTTGCCTTCCCATCGCAGAGCGTTTATATCGAAAATATCCCGGAAATAGCAAGCGAATGCGTAAAATCAAAAGTAAATTCCAACGACAAAGGAGAGCAAAATGGCTGA
- a CDS encoding superoxide dismutase produces the protein MFRSRALPFDPRANKIASLQSLKFHHGGLCEDYVSALNRDIADTPIQNADLFTIITQSFKAARDEECEFLQISKLYKICLGFSRIFNNASEIYNHDFYFDCIAQPSEPSGELADALAQAFGGMENFKSEFLKRALGLFGSGWCWLACDERGANLEIITTQNADAPIARGKIPLLACDLWEHAYYIDYQNARKSYVENFLRFADFGFASDAYSWAKKQGLGSVKLYISELHPAASSRCDCGCCG, from the coding sequence GTGTTTAGATCCAGAGCGCTGCCTTTTGATCCGCGCGCTAATAAAATCGCGAGCTTGCAGAGTTTAAAATTTCATCACGGCGGGCTTTGCGAGGACTACGTCTCTGCCTTAAATCGAGATATAGCGGACACGCCGATACAAAACGCGGATCTTTTTACGATAATTACGCAGTCGTTCAAGGCCGCGCGCGACGAGGAGTGCGAGTTTTTGCAAATTTCAAAGCTTTATAAAATTTGCCTAGGTTTTAGCCGTATTTTTAACAACGCCTCTGAAATTTACAACCACGATTTTTACTTCGACTGTATCGCGCAACCAAGCGAGCCTAGTGGCGAGCTCGCGGACGCTTTGGCGCAGGCTTTCGGCGGGATGGAAAATTTTAAAAGCGAGTTTTTAAAGCGCGCACTGGGGCTTTTCGGCAGCGGCTGGTGCTGGCTCGCGTGCGACGAACGCGGCGCGAATTTAGAAATCATCACGACGCAAAATGCAGACGCGCCGATCGCACGCGGCAAAATTCCGCTTTTAGCCTGCGATCTTTGGGAGCACGCCTACTACATAGATTATCAAAATGCGCGCAAATCCTACGTGGAGAATTTCTTGCGTTTTGCGGATTTCGGCTTCGCAAGCGACGCCTATTCGTGGGCGAAAAAGCAAGGGCTTGGCTCCGTGAAGCTCTACATCAGCGAGCTTCACCCCGCCGCATCTTCGCGCTGCGATTGCGGCTGCTGCGGGTAG